A region of Pyxidicoccus parkwaysis DNA encodes the following proteins:
- a CDS encoding imm11 family protein has translation MQLGYFVLERAASNVHPLLGWDQSGSAFYKGKPVNVTEPVRLRLAEPVPPKPVMVDHHSLPKPVLSTRLKEAMESVPLHHAQWVPADVRVAEGDVRRYWLLHVYNELRCMNRQESVFKLSPSGLTLLSLDRLVLDEALLAGMPLDERRIFVLAESPSTCLFHESVVNQVMSLTPSPEGLRFIPVRDWNDSAAFR, from the coding sequence ATGCAGCTTGGGTACTTTGTCCTTGAGCGGGCTGCTTCCAACGTCCACCCGCTGCTGGGGTGGGACCAGAGTGGCAGCGCCTTCTACAAGGGCAAGCCTGTGAACGTGACAGAGCCCGTCCGGCTCCGCCTGGCGGAGCCGGTGCCTCCCAAGCCGGTCATGGTGGACCACCACAGCCTTCCGAAGCCCGTCCTCTCGACGCGCCTCAAGGAAGCCATGGAATCGGTACCCCTTCACCATGCGCAGTGGGTGCCGGCAGACGTTCGGGTTGCCGAGGGAGACGTGCGGCGGTACTGGCTGCTGCATGTGTACAACGAGCTGCGCTGCATGAACCGGCAGGAATCAGTCTTCAAGCTCTCCCCCAGTGGACTGACGCTGCTGAGCCTCGACAGGCTCGTTCTCGACGAGGCGTTGCTCGCAGGCATGCCCTTGGACGAGCGGCGCATCTTCGTGCTGGCTGAATCCCCATCCACCTGCCTCTTCCACGAGTCCGTGGTGAACCAGGTGATGAGCCTCACGCCTTCGCCTGAGGGACTGCGCTTCATCCCCGTGCGGGACTGGAATGACTCTGCCGCCTTCCGCTGA
- a CDS encoding site-specific recombinase: protein MTPSAAPAPGLAPTVPSKTSEPLLKLFPEPPERREALGELHTLLASASALAPLPERLAWLEQVVRWLKTDVAVSFRHGLPSLLTPVEAPGSARLRLLVEVLTEVPAWRESVRDVLCTVFTDTSALRLLSEPGLSTGRGLLGDFLGRVGQRLVPAVPDERELSTWVWRWFRTAADAAWLEALAEEHVSALCSLLGPECFAPLGAAVEDAVAVLASRASALGLAADVQSRLPSAPLADSAFVHLPRACEALRVAVRAGSEAQDVEQERLACAEVIARCRADAQAVQQHLHAHAVDTDLVYRVELLGHVLDRLEALLWLLSPDGSRPSACVSVRLLSSLVRAHAQGRSISGLFRGSVRCISRRIFEHTGEVGRHYITTGPDDYHRLVSAAAGGGLLTTGTAALKLLIGFAALPLFFQGLAASANYALSFLLIQVFGFTLATKQPSMTAAALAASMDVKAGDKGMRGLVDHLACITRSQLASVFGNLGTVVTTATFVSILLQALRGHALLSQKEAEYVVHSLHPFHSGTVFFAAFTGVLLWCSSVCGGWLENWVHYRRLPEALARHPGLIRLMGETRARKLGAAFSRKACGLGANVALGLLLGMTPAVSHFFGLPLDVRHVTLSTGTLAFAGAALGPEKLLSPDFLWAVAGLMMVAVANLGVSFGLGLAAAVRSRGLEPVGMLRLARVVLAGGIRSLSDFVLPPQPLLPAHRPSSPLAVRSAARPRVGQRSRQGGTTHH from the coding sequence ATGACTCCAAGCGCTGCTCCCGCCCCGGGCCTCGCGCCCACTGTCCCGTCGAAGACCTCCGAGCCGTTGCTGAAGCTCTTTCCGGAGCCGCCCGAGAGAAGGGAGGCGCTGGGCGAATTGCACACGCTCCTGGCCTCGGCCTCCGCGCTGGCGCCGCTGCCAGAGCGGCTGGCGTGGCTGGAGCAGGTGGTGCGCTGGCTGAAGACGGACGTGGCCGTGTCCTTTCGTCACGGGTTGCCGAGCCTGCTGACGCCGGTGGAGGCGCCGGGCTCCGCGCGCCTGCGACTGCTGGTGGAGGTGCTCACCGAGGTCCCCGCGTGGCGCGAGAGCGTGCGCGACGTGCTCTGCACCGTGTTCACGGACACCTCCGCGCTGCGGCTGCTCTCCGAGCCGGGCCTGTCCACGGGCCGCGGCCTGCTGGGGGACTTCCTGGGACGGGTGGGGCAGCGGCTCGTGCCGGCCGTGCCCGACGAGCGCGAGTTGTCCACGTGGGTGTGGCGCTGGTTCCGTACCGCCGCCGACGCGGCCTGGCTGGAGGCGCTGGCGGAGGAGCATGTGTCGGCGCTCTGCTCGCTGCTCGGGCCGGAGTGCTTCGCTCCGCTGGGTGCGGCGGTGGAGGACGCGGTGGCGGTGCTCGCCTCGCGGGCCAGCGCGCTCGGCCTCGCGGCGGACGTGCAGTCTCGGCTTCCTTCGGCGCCGCTCGCGGACTCTGCGTTCGTCCACCTGCCGCGCGCCTGCGAGGCGCTGCGCGTCGCGGTGCGGGCGGGCTCCGAGGCGCAGGACGTGGAGCAGGAGCGGCTGGCCTGTGCCGAGGTCATCGCCCGTTGTCGCGCTGACGCACAGGCGGTGCAGCAACACCTGCATGCGCACGCGGTGGACACTGACCTCGTCTACCGGGTGGAGCTGCTCGGCCACGTGTTGGACCGGCTGGAGGCGCTGCTGTGGCTGCTCTCACCAGACGGCTCGCGGCCCTCCGCGTGTGTGTCGGTCCGGCTGCTGTCGTCGCTGGTGCGGGCGCACGCGCAGGGGCGGAGCATCTCCGGCTTGTTTCGCGGCAGCGTGCGCTGCATCTCCCGCCGCATCTTCGAGCACACCGGTGAGGTGGGCCGCCACTACATCACCACGGGGCCGGACGACTACCACCGGCTGGTGAGCGCGGCGGCTGGAGGCGGGCTGCTCACGACGGGCACCGCGGCGCTGAAGCTGCTCATCGGCTTCGCGGCGCTGCCGCTCTTCTTCCAGGGGCTGGCGGCCTCCGCGAACTACGCGCTCAGCTTCCTGCTCATCCAGGTGTTTGGCTTCACGCTGGCCACCAAGCAGCCCTCCATGACGGCCGCGGCGCTGGCGGCCTCCATGGACGTGAAGGCCGGCGACAAGGGCATGCGTGGCCTCGTGGACCATCTGGCCTGCATCACCCGTTCTCAGTTGGCGTCCGTCTTCGGCAACCTGGGGACGGTGGTGACGACGGCCACCTTCGTGAGCATCCTCCTCCAGGCGCTCCGGGGGCACGCGCTGCTGAGTCAGAAGGAGGCGGAGTACGTGGTGCACTCGCTGCACCCGTTCCACAGCGGCACGGTGTTCTTCGCCGCGTTCACCGGGGTGCTGCTGTGGTGCTCCAGCGTCTGCGGTGGCTGGCTGGAGAACTGGGTGCACTACCGGCGGCTGCCGGAGGCGCTCGCGCGCCATCCCGGCCTCATCCGGCTGATGGGCGAGACGCGGGCGCGGAAGCTGGGCGCCGCGTTCTCGCGCAAGGCCTGCGGACTGGGGGCCAACGTCGCGCTGGGGCTGCTGCTGGGAATGACGCCCGCGGTGAGCCACTTCTTCGGGCTGCCGCTGGACGTGCGGCACGTCACGCTCAGCACCGGCACGCTCGCCTTCGCGGGCGCGGCGCTGGGGCCCGAGAAGCTGCTGTCGCCGGACTTCCTCTGGGCGGTGGCGGGGCTCATGATGGTGGCGGTCGCCAACCTGGGCGTGAGCTTCGGGTTGGGACTGGCCGCAGCGGTGCGCTCGCGAGGACTGGAGCCGGTGGGCATGTTGCGGCTCGCGCGCGTGGTGCTCGCCGGAGGCATCCGCTCGCTCTCCGACTTCGTGTTGCCGCCGCAGCCCCTGCTGCCCGCGCACCGTCCTTCATCTCCGCTGGCGGTGCGCTCCGCCGCGCGGCCTCGCGTTGGTCAACGTTCGAGGCAGGGTGGCACCACGCATCACTGA
- a CDS encoding BPSS1187 family protein: MSKSSLWMRWCAPFVVGLGLAVGCGAGPEPASEALAVAHVEQGVSNCTGPTGAVCRLVTPTEVGTPGSGNYLDPHVVIRPATPTKAELVVFLPGTGGKPENSLSGALADADHSIYASASSKGYRVIGLAYQNTPAIGQLCGSDDACYLPTRRTLITGDVQAGSAVTTMDREDAIIPRLTRLLVYLRDTGDPTGGWGSFLVNPSCTLLCRINPAKLIISGHSQGGGHAGVIGKDYAVRRVVMLASPCDALGNPGPIATWSLPPFTTPPGTDTYRGLIARGQTSSGYTLDLCDPDAPKHWAPERMNAQWSRITSSTGLCPSDPHACVIRDAQFFTEWQNLWP; the protein is encoded by the coding sequence TTGAGCAAGTCGAGCCTGTGGATGCGGTGGTGTGCCCCCTTCGTGGTGGGATTGGGCCTTGCCGTAGGGTGCGGAGCCGGGCCGGAGCCCGCTTCGGAAGCGCTCGCGGTGGCGCATGTCGAGCAGGGCGTGAGCAACTGCACCGGCCCCACGGGCGCCGTCTGCCGTCTCGTCACGCCGACGGAGGTGGGCACGCCCGGCTCGGGCAACTACCTGGACCCGCACGTCGTCATCCGTCCCGCGACGCCGACGAAGGCGGAGCTCGTCGTCTTCCTGCCCGGCACGGGCGGCAAGCCGGAGAACTCGCTCAGCGGCGCCCTGGCGGATGCGGACCACAGCATCTACGCGAGCGCCAGCTCCAAGGGCTATCGCGTCATCGGGCTCGCATACCAGAACACGCCGGCCATCGGTCAGCTCTGCGGCTCGGATGATGCGTGCTACCTCCCCACGCGCCGCACGCTCATCACCGGCGACGTGCAGGCTGGCAGCGCGGTGACGACCATGGACCGGGAGGACGCCATCATCCCCCGACTCACCCGGCTGCTCGTGTACCTGCGCGACACGGGGGACCCGACGGGTGGCTGGGGCAGTTTCCTCGTCAATCCCAGCTGCACCCTCCTGTGTCGCATCAACCCGGCGAAGCTCATCATCTCCGGGCACTCGCAGGGCGGTGGCCACGCGGGCGTCATCGGCAAGGACTACGCCGTGCGCCGCGTGGTCATGCTCGCGTCTCCGTGTGATGCGCTCGGCAACCCGGGGCCCATCGCGACCTGGTCGCTGCCTCCATTCACCACGCCGCCGGGCACCGACACGTATCGCGGCCTCATCGCGCGAGGGCAGACGAGCAGCGGCTACACGCTGGACCTCTGCGACCCGGACGCGCCGAAGCACTGGGCCCCGGAGCGGATGAACGCGCAGTGGAGCCGCATCACCAGCTCCACCGGCCTGTGTCCCTCGGACCCGCACGCCTGCGTGATTCGCGACGCGCAGTTCTTCACCGAGTGGCAGAACCTGTGGCCGTGA
- a CDS encoding AHH domain-containing protein: MPVIIRAGGRIRFEKSGPGDGPRPPDKKPCESCGKPEHPFAPEWGSHIGNSMWLSDAILQGQEPEAHPWYTGRWSIAAHHLICSEAMADDEDWAKICRQYGYNINGRKNGAIFPSRMEVACELHVPVHRGNHAAGWAHDIQMAYPKAVMARTDDIKALVIRGAFCSDPSALTRELDALSEEILAKLASFQWTLSVDGLDYREGGNGCAGTASISDKPTRACPRRRAHALKHGATGKPLERRALRVGE; this comes from the coding sequence ATGCCCGTCATCATCCGTGCAGGTGGAAGGATCCGATTCGAGAAGTCGGGGCCTGGTGACGGACCGCGCCCGCCTGACAAGAAGCCATGTGAGTCCTGCGGGAAGCCCGAGCATCCGTTCGCGCCTGAGTGGGGGAGCCACATCGGCAATTCCATGTGGCTCAGCGATGCCATCCTTCAAGGTCAGGAGCCGGAGGCCCACCCCTGGTACACCGGGCGCTGGTCCATCGCCGCGCATCACCTCATCTGCTCTGAGGCCATGGCCGATGACGAGGACTGGGCGAAGATCTGCCGACAGTACGGATACAACATCAACGGCCGGAAGAACGGCGCCATATTTCCATCCCGGATGGAGGTCGCCTGTGAGTTGCATGTGCCGGTTCATCGCGGCAACCATGCGGCCGGTTGGGCTCACGACATCCAGATGGCGTACCCCAAGGCGGTCATGGCCAGGACAGACGACATCAAGGCCCTCGTCATTCGCGGCGCATTCTGCTCTGACCCAAGCGCGCTGACGCGCGAGCTGGACGCGCTCAGCGAAGAGATTCTGGCCAAGCTGGCGAGCTTTCAGTGGACCCTCTCTGTCGACGGGCTGGACTATCGCGAGGGTGGCAACGGGTGCGCCGGCACCGCCAGCATTTCGGACAAGCCAACGCGTGCATGTCCGCGCCGGCGGGCTCACGCGCTGAAGCATGGGGCTACCGGGAAGCCGCTCGAGCGTCGAGCTCTGCGAGTGGGGGAGTAG